From the Leptospirales bacterium genome, one window contains:
- the hfq gene encoding RNA chaperone Hfq has translation MSEVRKLHQERLLDQAMEKSRPVTAFLKNGVQVKGKVLAHDNFTILLDTERNLTLVYKHSITSLFPVRFAAPRR, from the coding sequence ATGAGCGAAGTCCGCAAATTGCATCAGGAGCGGCTGCTTGATCAGGCCATGGAGAAATCACGCCCGGTAACGGCCTTTCTGAAAAACGGCGTTCAGGTGAAGGGCAAGGTGCTGGCTCACGACAATTTTACGATTTTACTGGATACCGAGCGCAATTTGACGCTGGTCTACAAGCATTCCATTACCAGTCTTTTCCCGGTGCGCTTTGCGGCGCCGCGTAGATGA